Genomic window (Leptospira bouyouniensis):
AGGTTAAAAAATTTTGCTTATGACATCACAACAGAATCACCTTCCAAAGCACTCAGTATCATTATCAATCATAATGTCAATACATCTCCTGTTCGATTGTCCTTAACTGTCGAAGATTACGACCATGTCTTGGTAAATGGAAAATTGTATTTAGCAATCTCTGATGAGTGGAATACATTTTTACATGGCAGTTTCACTGCGACCCATATTTATAAAATTGAGTATGATGAGTATGGTGTTGGCAATAAAGAACTACCAGATTTTATCACTAGTTACTTAGCTTCAAAAATTTATGCATTATCCGGAAATATTTTATCCTTACAAAAACATTTTCCACAGTTATCAGAAAAAGAAAAAGAAGAACTACTCAGTTTAGTGATGTACCATTGGCCAGAAAATCAAACTACAATTTCAGAAGTTCATTTCAAAGAAAGTAATATCCAAGCCAAATTCCAACTCACACAGCGAAAACTTAACGAAACCCTTATCTTCTTAATCTCCAACCAACTAAAACTTAATTCTGATCATTGGCATATCATCCACGATGTGGTATGTCATTCTGAAGTGGAACCAATGTTTATCCCACTTCTCAAAACCAAATTTCCTGAGGAATACCAACAAAACTTAGGGAATCATTTAGAGTCTAAAAACGAAGATAAAACCTTGGATTGGTTAGATGGTGATGATCTTTATTTACTCGATTCATTTGTTCGCACTGTTGGATCGCTCGACTTTATCATAAAAGATTCCATTCGAAATCCCCTCGGGTTTACTTTGTTACAAGAAGCTTTTGTACGTTCCAAATACAAATCATGTATGCGATTATTGGAACGAGGTGCCGACCCAAATATTTTGGATGCTAACGGTGAAACTGCTATATTTAAATTATGTCAAGACAACAAACTGCGTTTGCAAGAAAAAACCAATTTAATGGATGAATTAATCCGTCGTGGAGCCAAAGTTAATTTACAATCTGTCAATGGAATGTCTCCACTGCATTGGTGTTCAGTATTTGGTGAACCAAGTATGGCAAAACGACTCATCCAAGCAGGGATCGATATTCACATTGCCGATCAAAATGGTAGTACTGCCTTACATGAAGCTTGTAAATTTGGAAACTCTTCTGTCCTTGCTTTGTTATT
Coding sequences:
- a CDS encoding ankyrin repeat domain-containing protein; translation: MKTILSCSNCLSGHSISASKLEGKKGKYRCKKCSIWNHFDFRKKQTVDQSDSLVLFDLNYLGQIPNHTLQGQIFGRYTANFISDWSNEELVFLKDEEGNDNDVRISISGLPEIVRLKNFAYDITTESPSKALSIIINHNVNTSPVRLSLTVEDYDHVLVNGKLYLAISDEWNTFLHGSFTATHIYKIEYDEYGVGNKELPDFITSYLASKIYALSGNILSLQKHFPQLSEKEKEELLSLVMYHWPENQTTISEVHFKESNIQAKFQLTQRKLNETLIFLISNQLKLNSDHWHIIHDVVCHSEVEPMFIPLLKTKFPEEYQQNLGNHLESKNEDKTLDWLDGDDLYLLDSFVRTVGSLDFIIKDSIRNPLGFTLLQEAFVRSKYKSCMRLLERGADPNILDANGETAIFKLCQDNKLRLQEKTNLMDELIRRGAKVNLQSVNGMSPLHWCSVFGEPSMAKRLIQAGIDIHIADQNGSTALHEACKFGNSSVLALLLESGAKANVKTLDEKTGRDLAFENLEIADLEADEEKKNRYQRVLSLLDVYGG